Proteins from one Xenopus tropicalis strain Nigerian chromosome 1, UCB_Xtro_10.0, whole genome shotgun sequence genomic window:
- the efs gene encoding embryonal Fyn-associated substrate has protein sequence MAQLAQALYDNAAESPEELSFRRGDVMLVLERDAPSLGGWWRCSLRGQQGIAPGNRLQLLPETSQQESEYQAPRFLGVTAEAGRLHINEKGAQENREEPQNHETGPQHQTGTEVYQVPSIARLCLSAQPTEAQDDIYNSPRLVGPCIQQPLEVYDTPAALRREPISALDIYDSPALRVKSTDSAAVVPEEIPEDIYDVPPTFNKSPSDDEEDEGVYSMPSNLKRVSGLHNLYEAPEDILSSGQLPETVQPPPAQRLSVCSTGSTRSADSSGSRESNIPPLSIWEPRNDGTCTMEGLRMLHQELQVSIVPVLAGAEKSTGPGGPEDSGTAKKVLGALRDFLVMAHVAGLRSCQASDPALHGELSVHLDQLEHAARELVNKGSEKTLFQLILEHSNCFVRIVSANAGLLFPRPRLSSSESLSRRPLPALPTASPAIQRKGSIQDRPLPPPPTLQHVVSDLSDDIHSEYERIKCTDNHYVHLQVSGM, from the exons GCACAGCTGGCTCAGGCTTTGTACGACAATGCTGCTGAAAGCCCAGAGGAACTGAGTTTCCGCAGGGGCGATGTGATGCTAGTTCTGGAGCGAGATGCTCCATCCCTTGGTGGATGGTGGCGTTGTTCTTTGAGAGGGCAGCAAGGCATTGCTCCTGGAAATCGTCTTCAGCTTCTCCCTGAGACATCACAACAGGAAAGCGAGTATCAGGCTCCCCGTTTTCTGGGGGTCACAGCAGAGGCTGGAAGACTACATATAAATGAAAAAGGAGCACAAGAAAATAGGGAGGAGCCTCAAAATCATGAGACAGGGCCCCAGCATCAAACTGGAACTGAG GTATACCAAGTCCCTTCTATTGCCCGTCTTTGTCTCTCTGCCCAACCCACAGAAGCTCAGGATGACATTTATAACTCACCACGTCTGGTTGGGCCATGTATACAACAGCCATTGGAG GTTTATGATACTCCTGCTGCACTAAGAAGAGAGCCAATTTCAGCATTAGACATTTATGATAGTCCTGCGTTGAGAGTGAAGTCTACAGATTCAGCTGCTGTGGTGCCTGAGGAGATTCCAGAAGATATCTATGATGTTCCTCCTACATTCAACAAATCACCTTCTGATGATGAAGAAGATGAGGGTGTATATTCTATGCCATCAAACTTAAAGCGGGTTTCAGGGCTACACAATCTGTATGAAGCTCCTGAAGATATTCTCAGCTCAGGACAACTCCCTGAAACTGTTCAACCACCACCAGCTCAACGCCTCTCAGTATGCAGCACTGGCAGTACCCGTTCAGCAGACTCTTCCGGAAGCCGAGAGTCAAACATTCCACCACTGTCTATATGGGAGCCTCGCAATGATGGCACCTGCACAATGGAAGGCCTAAGGATGTTACATCAAGAACTGCAGGTATCTATTGTCCCTGTGCTTGCTGGGGCAGAAAAGAGTACAGGACCAGGAGGTCCAGAGGACTCAGGAACAGCTAAGAAAGttttaggggcactgagagatTTTCTTGTTATGGCACATGTTGCTGGGCTTCGTTCGTGCCAGGCCTCAGATCCTGCTTTGCATGGGGAACTTTCAGTGCATCTAGATCAGCTGGAACATGCAGCTCGAGAACTTGTAAACAAAGGCAGTGAAAAAACACTGTTCCAGCTCATTCTAGAACACAGCAATTGCTTTGTGAGAATAGTTAGTGCAAACGCTGGCCTCCTTTTTCCGAGACCAAGACTTTCATCCAGTGAAAGTCTCTCCCGACGTCCTCTTCCTGCATTGCCTACAGCCTCTCCTGCCATCCAACGAAAAGGCAGCATCCAGGACCGTCCTTTACCACCACCACCAACACTGCAACATGTAGTAAGTGACCTTTCAGACGATATCCACAGCGAATATGAAAGAATAAAGTGTACAGACAATCATTACGTACATCTACAGGTGAGCGGCATGTAA